A DNA window from Leptospira weilii contains the following coding sequences:
- a CDS encoding helix-turn-helix domain-containing protein, whose amino-acid sequence MSTIKGHTRNGSLLKLTQPSLSANGIHLVETQEILIPKDKRKSLTSKEAAAYLNLSIRSFNRHVIDHEIPYIEWGPRTRRFLISDLDRISQTLKTTKQIY is encoded by the coding sequence ATGTCTACAATTAAGGGCCATACTCGCAACGGATCTTTACTCAAATTAACTCAACCGTCGTTATCCGCCAATGGGATTCATCTCGTTGAAACCCAAGAAATACTCATACCAAAGGACAAACGGAAGTCGCTGACTTCAAAAGAAGCGGCGGCCTATTTGAATCTTTCGATTAGGTCCTTTAACCGACATGTGATTGATCACGAGATACCGTATATAGAATGGGGACCTCGAACCAGAAGATTTCTAATCTCGGATCTCGATCGCATTTCTCAAACTCTCAAAACTACAAAACAAATTTACTAA
- a CDS encoding tetratricopeptide repeat protein, with protein MKKFILILFVSFVLFATDTNRNEAKKLFDQSMKTLNEAEKRELRKKIIELSPESDYGYFSRGYIAEMDQDFENAETLYLKATEINPKFGQAFANLGRLMFSLRQREKAIDYYLNAIEAEPKNSDFYSGACYSHANGEDPTKGIQYCNKAIELNPKSSSAYYSRSLFRALCNDPRGAIRDLNIAIKLKPNFAEAYQLRGLGKIGLGNKDSGCSDLSKAGELGNTDVYDNMKEFCQ; from the coding sequence GTGAAGAAATTTATTCTGATCCTTTTTGTTTCATTCGTTTTATTTGCCACGGATACAAATCGAAATGAGGCAAAAAAGTTATTCGATCAATCCATGAAAACGTTAAACGAAGCAGAGAAAAGGGAACTGAGAAAAAAGATTATAGAACTTTCTCCTGAATCAGATTACGGATATTTTTCTCGGGGATACATTGCCGAAATGGATCAGGATTTTGAGAATGCAGAAACATTGTATCTAAAAGCGACGGAGATCAATCCAAAGTTTGGACAAGCATTTGCAAATTTAGGTAGGTTAATGTTTTCTCTTCGGCAAAGAGAAAAGGCAATTGATTATTATTTAAACGCCATTGAAGCAGAACCAAAAAATTCTGATTTCTATTCGGGTGCTTGTTATTCTCATGCCAATGGAGAAGATCCTACAAAAGGTATTCAGTATTGTAATAAGGCAATTGAGTTAAATCCGAAAAGTTCCTCAGCCTATTATTCTAGATCATTGTTTCGGGCACTTTGCAATGATCCCCGTGGGGCGATTCGCGATTTAAACATCGCGATAAAACTAAAACCAAATTTTGCCGAAGCGTATCAACTTAGAGGACTGGGCAAAATTGGGTTAGGAAATAAAGATTCCGGTTGTAGTGATCTGAGTAAAGCGGGGGAATTAGGCAATACTGACGTCTATGATAATATGAAAGAATTCTGCCAATAA
- a CDS encoding helix-turn-helix domain-containing protein produces MNNSEKIATQADRLRIIAEEQSLKKAKIARIGGVTATAVANYMAGIRQIPFELAYGLMKSFGYNPFWLILGEGEKRFSPGAWQLLNTGHDELFEKIDRERIFVKQIEAKKIQKIIERILDLDQSDFALFKTVFDRMFPPETPE; encoded by the coding sequence ATGAATAATAGTGAGAAAATTGCAACTCAGGCGGACCGACTGCGGATTATAGCCGAAGAACAAAGTCTGAAAAAAGCAAAAATTGCACGGATAGGCGGGGTGACGGCAACAGCTGTAGCGAACTATATGGCAGGAATTAGGCAAATTCCTTTCGAACTCGCCTATGGATTGATGAAAAGTTTCGGATATAACCCGTTTTGGTTGATTTTGGGAGAAGGAGAAAAACGTTTTTCACCGGGGGCGTGGCAGTTGCTAAATACGGGCCACGATGAATTATTTGAGAAAATAGATCGAGAAAGGATTTTCGTGAAACAAATCGAGGCGAAAAAAATTCAAAAAATAATCGAACGAATTTTAGATTTAGATCAGTCGGATTTTGCCTTATTTAAGACGGTTTTTGATCGGATGTTTCCTCCCGAAACGCCCGAATAA
- a CDS encoding helix-turn-helix domain-containing protein — protein sequence MSRENYGITDIFMNSRIKKIYEDSGLTQIDFATKLGISHGSLNDLLTGRSKKPSHKTILAMRTEFNINPLWLLTGEGPMFASAEDVDRSNRLNAEFGLLHRLRPLPKLRKIITILEKIPESKLDQVEGILKTFMEK from the coding sequence TTGTCAAGAGAAAATTACGGTATTACCGACATTTTTATGAATTCTCGTATAAAAAAAATCTATGAGGATTCCGGATTAACTCAGATAGATTTTGCAACAAAATTGGGGATTTCCCATGGATCGTTGAATGATTTGTTGACCGGACGATCAAAAAAACCCAGTCATAAGACAATCCTTGCAATGCGAACGGAGTTTAATATTAATCCGCTTTGGCTATTGACAGGCGAAGGTCCTATGTTTGCCAGCGCGGAGGATGTAGATAGATCGAATCGATTGAATGCTGAATTTGGTCTTTTACATCGCTTGAGACCTTTGCCAAAACTGCGAAAAATCATAACGATTCTCGAAAAAATTCCAGAATCAAAGCTTGATCAGGTGGAAGGGATTCTAAAAACCTTTATGGAAAAATAG